The DNA region CGGTCGGGGCATCACAGTTGCGGGACAGCGCCGGGTTCACACCGGCTTCGCTGCGGGGCGGTCGCTAGCACGGTAACCCACCGGCCGCGCCGGGTCGTCATCGCGACAGCTCAGGGCTGCCGTACGGTGATGTTCGCCGCACGGCAGCCCTGGTCGCAGGAGGGTCAGGAGCTGGTGATCGTCACGTTGTCGATGGCGGCCTCGACCAGGCTGGCGGTGGAGGTGTCCGCCGCCTGGACCAGGATGCGCACCGACTGACCCGCGTACGGGGTCAGGTTGTAGCTGTTGGTCGACCAGGATCCGTACCGGTTGCTGGCCGCCCCGGACTGGTCGAGCAGGGTGGTGGTGCCGCCGCTGTGGACGACGCTCACCCGCAGGTAGTCCGCCGACGACGAGTTGTTGAGGTGGGCGAGGTACCACGCCAGGGACAGCGTGAGGGTGCCGCTCGACGGCAGCGAGATCGCCGGTGACTGGGCGCTGGTGACCCCGCCGTCGACGTCGTACGTACCGGCGGAGCTACCGGCGAGCCGGCCGGTGACCAGGCTGTTGCTGCCGGCGTAGGCGGCCAGCTGCAGGGCCCCGCCGGAGCTGGTGGCCTGCGCCACGCCACGCTCGAACTGCCCGGCGGTGGCGGTGTCGGTGCCGGCCGGGTCGGTCGTCCAGCCGGTGGCGGTCTCGAAGGTGTCCGACCAGACGGTGCTGCCCGGCGGGTCGGGGTCCGGGTCGCCGCCACCGCCGCAGTACTGGGACTGCTTGCCGATCGCCCGGTACGGGCAGTCGGCGTATTCGCTGAGGATCAGCACCGCGTCCCGGTTGCGGGTGGTCTCCCGGGTGATGACCGAGGCGGGCGGGTAGAAGCCGCCGCCGGCGGCACCCCGGGGGTAGAGCTCGAAGGTGTACGCCCAGATGCCGTGCTGGGCCCACATCCAGTCGATGCTGCTGCCGTCGGTGATGTAGAGGTCCGACGACTGCTCCGGGGTGTAGCCGTTGGTCGCCGCCATCTCGCCGCCGATGGTGGCGAAGGTGTTGTACTGGTCGGCGGTCATCCCGGTGGTGGTGTTGGCGGTGGTGTGCCCGAACGGCCAGAGCACCAGCTCCGAGTAGGAGTGGAAGTCGATGTTGGCCTTGATCTGCTGGGTGCCGCCGACGACCCGGCTGTTGACGAAGTTGCGCAGCGCCTGGGTCTCCGGGGCGGAGAACGCCGACGGGCCGCGGTAGGTGTCCGACGACGGGGATCCGGAGGAGCCGCCGCAGCAGCCCCACAGGTAGCCCCAGTTACGGTTGAGGTCGGTGCCGACGAACGACGACCCGCTGTTGGGTTGGCGGTTCTTGCGCCAGGACCGGTACGAGCCGGTGGCGATGTCGTACTCGCTGCCGTCGGGGTTGACACTGGGGACGATCCACAGTTCCCGGTTGTTGACGATGTTGGTGATCCGCGAGTCGCTGCCGTAGCTGTCGGTGAACA from Solwaraspora sp. WMMD791 includes:
- a CDS encoding M14 family zinc carboxypeptidase, giving the protein MRFRAPSANAAGSWRRTTVLLIATVVGLFAVVTGPVSADPKPSGVDRDSIAGPYRVLGPKTFADRDAVAKTGAAIDFIEHGVINVTATRNEVTAIRALGFDVEAVRAPVRGTGDVGTLDFPPSDSAYHNYAEMTAAVNKVVADHPSIARKVSIGMSYEGRDLMAVKISDNVGTDENEPEILFNSQQHAREHLTVEMAIYLLNLFTDSYGSDSRITNIVNNRELWIVPSVNPDGSEYDIATGSYRSWRKNRQPNSGSSFVGTDLNRNWGYLWGCCGGSSGSPSSDTYRGPSAFSAPETQALRNFVNSRVVGGTQQIKANIDFHSYSELVLWPFGHTTANTTTGMTADQYNTFATIGGEMAATNGYTPEQSSDLYITDGSSIDWMWAQHGIWAYTFELYPRGAAGGGFYPPASVITRETTRNRDAVLILSEYADCPYRAIGKQSQYCGGGGDPDPDPPGSTVWSDTFETATGWTTDPAGTDTATAGQFERGVAQATSSGGALQLAAYAGSNSLVTGRLAGSSAGTYDVDGGVTSAQSPAISLPSSGTLTLSLAWYLAHLNNSSSADYLRVSVVHSGGTTTLLDQSGAASNRYGSWSTNSYNLTPYAGQSVRILVQAADTSTASLVEAAIDNVTITSS